Below is a genomic region from Thermostichus vulcanus str. 'Rupite'.
AGCCCTAGAAAAGCAAGTGAGCCGCTGGCTTGGCCCCAGCCCCATCACCCAAGCCTTTGTCACCACCAGCATCCTGTTTGTGGTTGGGCCTATGACCCTACTGGGATCCATTCAAGATGGGCTAGGGGATCCCTCGTTGTTGTTGATCAAAGCAGCCCTAGATGGCATCGCCACCCTTGCCTTCACCACCAGCCTCGGCTGGGGTACCCTGTTTTCTGCGATACCCGTGTTCTTGGTTCAGGGGGGAGTGGCTCTGTTGGCGCGGCAGTTGCAGCCCCTCTTGCGCCCAGAGATGATCGCGGCTTTGGAAGCCACCGGCGGGATCTTGATCTTGGGGATCGGCATCAACCTACTCGGCCTAACCCGTCTGCGGGTGGGGAATCTATTGCCAGCCCTGTTGATCGTGGAACTGTTGGTGGGATTCTTGCCAGTTTGGGAGCTGAACTTTTAGGGGAGCGGTTGTGTCCGCCTTGGCTAGGATCCAGTTCCCTGTCCGGTCTATCGTAGAAACATCGAGTCGGATCCCGCATGAGCTTGCACTGGTTGACTTGGGCCCAACAACTTCAGGCGATTGCCCAGAACGGTCTCACCTACAGCCAAAATCCCTTTGATATCGAGCGCTACCAGAAACTGCGACAGATCGCGGCCCAGATCCTGGCCCAGCACACCGATTTGGAAGCGGGGGCTATCTTGAAAGGGTTTGAACAAGAGCTGGGCTATGCCACGCCGAAGGTGGATGTCCGAGCTGCTGTCTTTCGGGAGGATCAAATCTTGCTGGTCAAAGAGCGCATCGATGGCTGTTGGACGCTGCCGGGGGGGTGGGCGGATGTGGGAGACTCCCCTAGCGAAGCGGTGGAACGGGAGGTGTGGGAAGAATCAGGCTACCGGGCCAAAGCGGTGAAATTACTGGCGGTTTACGACAAAAGTCGCCATGATCACCCTGCCTATCAAGACTATTCCTACAAGCTGTTTTTCCACTGTCAGCTCACCGGGGGATCCCCCAGCACCAGCTTGGAAACCGATGGAGTGGGTTTTTTCCCGGAAGACCAGCTACCTCCCCTCTCTTTGCCACGCGTGACTCCCGCCCAGATTGCGCGCCTGTTTGAACACTACCGCCACCCGGATTGGCCCACCGATTTTGACTGACTGCCCTGAGTTCGTCCCATCAGCTTGCTTGCATCCCCCCTTTTTGCCTTAAACCGCAAGTTGAAAAGGGGAGTCGTTACCATGAAACAAAGTGCGAGATCGTGCATGGCTTCCCTCCCATTTGAGCAATTTTTTGAATATTGCCCCAGCCTACTTTGGGCGGTTGATGGCGATGGGCGAATTTTGCACATGAACAAGGCGTGGGAACGGTATCTTGGACACCCCGCCCAGGTCTTACGAGGGCAATCCCTCCTGCAGCACTTGCATCCTGAAGATCGTCCCCAAATCCAGTCAGCCTGGGAAAAACTCTGGCAGGGATCCCCTCCCTTCCAGCGGATGGGCAGCACCATCACCTTTGTTGGGCGAATACGTGCTCAAGATGGTATTTATCGTCGCCTCAGCTGGACAGCTGCCCCCTTGCCGCTACCGGGTAGCCTACGTCACGGGCTGTGTGGCACGGCTTTTGGGCGTGTGGATCCCGTTCTCTCGCCATCCGATGCTCCTGAATTGTCATCCTTGCAATCTCTGTACGACAACTACCACCATCTCCAAGCCCTAATTGAGCAAACCAGCGTCGGTATTGGCCTCACAGACTTGAGTGGACGCCTGTTCAGCATCAACCCTGCTGCCCAGCGTATGTATGGCTACAGCCAGGAGGAGCTGCTGCAGATGCACTTCGCGGACTACACCCATCCCGAGGATTTGCAAAAAGACCAGGATCTGTTCCAACAGTTGGTGACTGGAGAAATCCCCTCCTACAGCCTGGAGAAACGCTACTTGCGCAAAGATGGCAGCCAATTTTGGGGACGCCTCACCATCAGCTTGGTTCGGGATCCTGAAGGTCAGCCTCAGTTTACCGTTTCGGTCTTGGAGGATATCTCGGAGGCTAAGCAGGTGGAAGCTGCCCTGCGCCAGAGCGAGGCAGAAAAGCAGGCGATCATCCAAGCCATTCCAGATCTCATGTTGTGGATCGATGCGGAGGGTCGTTACCTGAGCATGGTACGGCAGCCAGTTGGCTTCCCGGTGTTGGCCAATATGGATGAGATTCAGGGACAAGCTATCCCCGATATCATGCCCCCGGATCTGGCGGAACGGGAGCTGTTTTATCTGCGGGAGGCGCTGCGCACCGGGCAACAACAGATCTACACTTACCCACTCATTTTGGGCGGGGAAGAGCGACACTTTGAAGTGCGCATGGTTCCCAGTGGCACCGAGAAAGTTTTGGCTGTGGTGCGGGAATTCACCGATCAAAAACGCGCGGAAACCGCCCTCCGGGCCAGCGAAGAACGCCTGCGAGCGATTCTGGAAAACGCCCCCAATGCCATCAATATCCTCAGCCTGGATGGGCGCGTTTTGGAATGTAATCCTGCTGCTCTCAACTTGCTGGGCTATACGCTAGAGGAGCTGCAAGCTCTTAGTTTTGCCGACTATACCTACCCAGAAGATCAGGGGCTTTCGGAAGGGATCCTCGACGAATTGTTGGCCGGACAACGGGAGAACTACCGCTACGAAAAACGCTTTGTGCACAAACAGGGGCATGTGGTGTGGACGCGGGTAGCCGTTTCGTTGCTGCGGGATAGCGCCAATACCCCCACCCACATCATCAGCATCATCGAAGACATCACCCAAGCGAAGCACCTGGAACAGGAACGACTGGTGGTGCTGGAATCCTTGAAAGAAAGTGAGGCCCGTTACCGCCTGCTGGCAGAAAATGCCACCGATATGATCTCCCGTCACGGCCCCTTGGGACAGTTTTTGGATGCTTCCCCCGCCTGTTTCGCCATCCTCGGCTACCGACCGGAAGACCTGACGGGGAAAATGCTTTTCGATTTGGTCCACCCCGAAGATTTGACCCATGTCCAGGCTGCCTTTCGTCCCAACCTGGGATCAGGGGTAGACAGTGAGCCGCGGGTGATCTACCGGGTGCGTCATCAGCAGGGCCATTTCGTCTGGCTAGAAACCAGCAGTCGGCTGTTGATCGGCCCAGAGGGATCCCTGGAACGGGTAGCGGTATCGCGGGATATCACCGAGCGCAAACAGGCGGCCCGTGAGTTAGAACGCTCTTTGGCGCTGCTGCAAGCCACGCTAGAAGCCACCACCAACAGCATTTTGGTGACAGACCTGCAGGGCCATCTACTGGTGTACAACCGCCTACTGGTACAAATGTGGGGGTTGAAGTCAGCCCACCTGAAGCCGGAGGCAGAGGTAGAACGCACCCAGCACATGGCTGAACAGGTGCAAGATCCACAAGCCTTCCTCAGCCTGATTGAAGAGTTGCTCGCTTGTCCGGAAGTCAGCCAGAGCCTGGTTTTGGAATTACTGGATCAACGCATTTTGCACCTTGTCACCAAACCTCTTTGGATTGGCGGTACCATCACTGGTCGGGTCTGGAGCTTCCAAGACATCACCAGCAGCAAAAAAATCGAACGGATGAAAAACGAGTTCGTCTCCATGGTCAGCCATGAACTGCGCACACCCCTCACCTCCATTCGTGGTTCCCTGGGGTTGATCTTGGGTGGAGTGGGTGGCCCCCTGAACAAACAACACCAAAATCTTCTGGAGATTGCCCAAAAAAACAGCGAGCGACTCCTGGTGTTGATCAACGACATCCTGGATATCGAGAAGATCGAAGCGGGGCGCATTAGCTTTGAGATCCGACCGCTGCCCTTAATACCGCTGCTGGAGCAAATTTTGCAGGTGAACCAATCCTATGCCGATAATTATGGGGTTCGGATGCGTCTATCGGTGGATCCCGGCTGTGCAGATTGCCAGATCCGCGCCGATAGCCAACGCCTCACCCAGGTGGTGACCAATTTGCTCTCCAATGCCATCAAGTTTTCTCCCCCCAGAGAATCGGTGGATCTGCGGGTGAGCCAGATCCCAGGCTGGCTGCGGCTCACGGTTCAGGATCGCGGACCTGGGATCCCAAGAGCCTTTCATTCACAAATGTTTCAGCGGTTCGCTCAAGCGGATGCCTCCGATACCCGCCTACGCGGGGGAACCGGTTTGGGGCTGAGCATCAGCAAAGCCATTGTCGATAAGCTCGGGGGGCGCATCGATTTCATCACCTGCTCCGCAGAGGAGGGCGAAGGAGAAACCGGCACCTGTTTCTACCTAGATTTTCCCCTACTTTTGGGAGGGG
It encodes:
- a CDS encoding NUDIX hydrolase — its product is MSLHWLTWAQQLQAIAQNGLTYSQNPFDIERYQKLRQIAAQILAQHTDLEAGAILKGFEQELGYATPKVDVRAAVFREDQILLVKERIDGCWTLPGGWADVGDSPSEAVEREVWEESGYRAKAVKLLAVYDKSRHDHPAYQDYSYKLFFHCQLTGGSPSTSLETDGVGFFPEDQLPPLSLPRVTPAQIARLFEHYRHPDWPTDFD
- a CDS encoding DUF554 domain-containing protein, which encodes MALPGTGTLVNTLAIVVGSAMGWGLGSRLPERIGQTVLQGLGSLVLILGIQMALTLSSAAQSVTVLIALVLGAVVGEWINLEAAFERVGQALEKQVSRWLGPSPITQAFVTTSILFVVGPMTLLGSIQDGLGDPSLLLIKAALDGIATLAFTTSLGWGTLFSAIPVFLVQGGVALLARQLQPLLRPEMIAALEATGGILILGIGINLLGLTRLRVGNLLPALLIVELLVGFLPVWELNF
- a CDS encoding PAS domain S-box protein, which codes for MASLPFEQFFEYCPSLLWAVDGDGRILHMNKAWERYLGHPAQVLRGQSLLQHLHPEDRPQIQSAWEKLWQGSPPFQRMGSTITFVGRIRAQDGIYRRLSWTAAPLPLPGSLRHGLCGTAFGRVDPVLSPSDAPELSSLQSLYDNYHHLQALIEQTSVGIGLTDLSGRLFSINPAAQRMYGYSQEELLQMHFADYTHPEDLQKDQDLFQQLVTGEIPSYSLEKRYLRKDGSQFWGRLTISLVRDPEGQPQFTVSVLEDISEAKQVEAALRQSEAEKQAIIQAIPDLMLWIDAEGRYLSMVRQPVGFPVLANMDEIQGQAIPDIMPPDLAERELFYLREALRTGQQQIYTYPLILGGEERHFEVRMVPSGTEKVLAVVREFTDQKRAETALRASEERLRAILENAPNAINILSLDGRVLECNPAALNLLGYTLEELQALSFADYTYPEDQGLSEGILDELLAGQRENYRYEKRFVHKQGHVVWTRVAVSLLRDSANTPTHIISIIEDITQAKHLEQERLVVLESLKESEARYRLLAENATDMISRHGPLGQFLDASPACFAILGYRPEDLTGKMLFDLVHPEDLTHVQAAFRPNLGSGVDSEPRVIYRVRHQQGHFVWLETSSRLLIGPEGSLERVAVSRDITERKQAARELERSLALLQATLEATTNSILVTDLQGHLLVYNRLLVQMWGLKSAHLKPEAEVERTQHMAEQVQDPQAFLSLIEELLACPEVSQSLVLELLDQRILHLVTKPLWIGGTITGRVWSFQDITSSKKIERMKNEFVSMVSHELRTPLTSIRGSLGLILGGVGGPLNKQHQNLLEIAQKNSERLLVLINDILDIEKIEAGRISFEIRPLPLIPLLEQILQVNQSYADNYGVRMRLSVDPGCADCQIRADSQRLTQVVTNLLSNAIKFSPPRESVDLRVSQIPGWLRLTVQDRGPGIPRAFHSQMFQRFAQADASDTRLRGGTGLGLSISKAIVDKLGGRIDFITCSAEEGEGETGTCFYLDFPLLLGGDLLAQTASEQDFPDKGS